AGCACCTATCAgtgtattttataattctcCGAACTCCACGAATATATTGTAGGGAGATGATTGTGAAACGATCAGCAATAGTGATCTCGTATTGGAAAGATGCATCAATTTGTGTATTTcttataaaatactagtagtactatattagtTATCCCTACTTGTTGCAGTAGTGACTTGATGGGGCTCgaaaaacttatatttttgtatCGGCATCTTGGTTGAATCACTGTGCTCGAATGTCCATCCGGTTAATCCTGCTTGCTGCTTGTTTCCAGTTTGGCAGAGGCTTGAAgataaaaatcaagaatttttCAAGGCTTATTATCTCAAGTTGTTGGTGAAGGAACAAATATTGGAATTCAACCGTTTGCTTTCCGAACAGGCGGATCTGATGCGTAGAGCCCCTTTAAACCGAATCACTCCTTACCTTCCATCTAACGGATCACACGTCTCACCAAGTAAGACATGATATTTCATTGTGTTCGTTCAACTACTTTTACTTTCGTTTTTCTCTGATATCCAATATTTCTATCTTGCAGCACAGCATATCTCGAATACCCAAAATACCCAACTCGTGAAAACAGAGAACACGCAGCAGGCGAATACGTCCAACAATTGTGGATCAGCAATCCAACCATGCATGCAAGGAGCTATCAATGGGCCTGTTCATACTAGAAAGATCGACGTTTCTCCAAACCTGCTCCTTTCTCAGAACTCAGAGCTGTCTCAGATGATAAACGGGAAATGTGTGAAGACAGAAGCCGGTTATGCTGGTAGCTCGCCTTTCGCTTTTAGTCCACCTAGCAATTATCTGGATCCACGTCCTCGGATTGGTGATGCGTCCGTGTCATCTTTCAGTAGCGTAGATTCTAACGCACAGCATCTCAACAACACTCTCATGGATGGAGACACTTCCGCCTTTGGATTTTTCGCGCATAGTTTCCCCGAGCTGGAAGCTGATTTCACAACTGGTTCTGGTCTGATTTCTCCCTCtccacacacaaacacacacatacacaaataaaaacatcaaaatcttgactTCTGGGATATAATCGAATTGTGTGAACTTCGTATGTCTGTATCAGAATTACTGGAGAGTTACTGTGGGCCTCCCTTCGTACCAACCGACACTAACGACTTTGTGCATCCTCACGGTGCGTGCATCACTGAACTCTAGAGGTGTGCACCGTTTCATAACTAATATACTTACCGACTGGTCTACTCTCTTTCTCCAGGGGGAGTCGAGAATCTGGAACCTGGATcgaaaaatatgagatttcAGTGCTTTGGTGGCGATTGACTCGATGTTCCAAGTGTAATTATTTGCCTCAATTTCGTATCGCATCGCTGCCAACTAGTTGTATGATAGTTTGTGCTGAATTATGTGTCTGGTGCTGCAGTTTTGCTTGATAGGAACAAAATGAATCATCTCAACACAACTACTTCAATTCTGGAGTAAGATTTAGAGACTTGTTTAACATTTTGGGTGGTTTAGTTGTATGGTTGTTGTTAGGTTTCATCTATATTTATGTATAGTGATGCTAAAGTTGTATAAATAGGCCATTGTTTGTTTGTGTacattgtatttgtataaatgttttgttttccatttttgtgCACACTTTTTTCAGTCAAGAAAAGAGGTCCTTTGGCACAAGTTTCTTGACCTTATCAAAAAGAACACTATTACTACGGTTCAATCAACATCGAAAAAGTGGCGACGTCGAGTTTGAATCCCCTCGAATCCATCTCTTCCAACATCGGAATTGCATTGTCCATCTTGTTCCACTTGAGAAGACCTTGTACAAAAACATTGTACGTCACAGAATCCGGCAAACAATCATCGCTTACCATTTGCATCATCAAATCCTTAGACTCGTCGCTCTGCCCTTGTTTGCATAGCGCACCAATCAGAGTAGCGTACGCTATAACATCAGGATGCAAACCTTTAGATGGAAGCTCGTCAAACATATCCTTTGCTTGTAAAACTTGATCATCTTTGCATAATCCATCGATGAGGATATTATATGTTACTATATCCGGAACTACGCGTCTCTCTTCCATGGTTTGCAATATGGAAAATGCTTCGCCAACACGATGAGCTCTACACAAACCATCCAACAAGTATCACAAATGTTTACATCAAGAGACACTTGTAGTGATTCCATCACTTTGAACAGATCCAAGCCTGCTTTGCATCGGCCTTCACAAAATAAGGCCCGGAGCAATATTCTATAAGAAACCAACCCCTTGGCACGAATCATGTCAAAAACACGTGAAACTTCATCGCATCGCCCTATTCTGAAATATCCATTCATCAAAGTATTTAGGCTCGACGCCGGATCTAGCTGccaatagaaaaatattttcagcTTGTGCTATGTTTCTTAGCATACAATAACCATTCATGAATGCAGTGTATGCGACAATGTTGGGTTGGATATGCATTTGTTTCATAATCGCCAAAATATGCTCTGCTTCTTCCATCCTTCCCTCTTTGCACAAAGCAGCCACAAATATGTTGCATATATTCACTCTCTCTTTGTTGTGAGTGATAGTATTTCAAACATTTTGGTGAATAATATGGGctactcttattttattggaGCCTAGTATATTAAGTTTGATGAATTCCGATATTTGTTTTACGAGGTCAATAAGAGTATGTTGTAATCAAATTGGTTTTCTTTGAAAATATTGACTAATTTAAGCAACTAAAGTCATACTAACTCGCAAAATGATAATGTGGAAATAAATGAGTAGTTTAAAAAAGTGTATGGCTATTTTGTTAATGCATTTCAAAAGGCAAAAAAGGAACGGATCAATTAAATGTAAGAAATTAAACCAGTTTTCATTCTCGAATAGGATAAAGTAATTTTCtcgataaaataaagtagaactATGCATCAACAATTACAATTGTTAGGAACATTAACAAATATACACATcacacattttcatttttatgatactagtactagtattttatcaagtattctaaaataaatataaaattttaattttttttaaattttagttaattaaaaaaatataattattatgtgAATTAGATTGAATTGAAAGGAaggatattattttaattaaaaaacacaaaattatagGAGAAGCAGTATTGAGAATATTGAATGGAAAGGGAACCATAAAAACCCTTAGCAATTAGCATAGTCTCTCACTTCACACCACTTCACCTCACTgcactctttctctctctagtcatcttcttttttggttgagagagaaagaaaaatggcCGCCGAGAAGCCCAAGACAGCTGGGGTTTGGCCTACGGTGAAGCCCTTTGTTAATGGCGGTGCATCTGGAATGCTCGCTACCTGCGTTATTCAGCCTATCGATATGATCAAGGTATCCAATTTTGTGTTTCATACTTGCATACTTACTCTATCTACTAAATTGCAGCTCTTAGCTAAAAgatattgtttgattttgtgggATCTCGTGTATTGTTCATAGATGATTGCTGGGTTTTGGGATGGTGATACGTCTTATGGGTTTCTTTTTTTGAatctaaaaattgaatcttgttAAGGATTGGTGATCTTTCTCTTTTCCCGCTGTCATGGGTTATAGATCTCTTGTTTTTCATGGGGGTATGGGTTTAGagaatgtgttgatttttttgtgatgaGTAAGTGTTTCCTGGTTGGAATGTGAATTCTTGATGGACTTTGTTAGATCTAATGATCAATCTATGTTTCTGAGGATATGGGAATCGCTGATTTGGGATGACATTGAATGCCCTAACTTGTGTTTTGTATCAGCTGAAGGATCATCTTATTAGGTAAGATGGGTTTCCTTTATTAATCTTGTTAAGGATTGGTGTCTTTGTGGATTGCTGCTGCCATGCGTTATGAACCTCTTGATGTTTATGGGGTTAGAGAATGTGttgtttttcacttttttgttATGAGCAAGTGTGATATGGTTGGAAGGTGAATTCTTGATTTGCTTTGTTAGATCTAATGATCAATTTGTGTTTGTGAGAATCTGGGAATCCCTGCTTTGGGATGATGTTGTATgcctttaatttgtgttttgtaTCAGCTGAAGTGTATTGAATGTTGATCTTTGTGCTCTTCATTTTTCAGGTGAGAATACAGCTAGGCCAGGGATCAGCTGGTGAGGTGACTAGAAATATGCTTAAAAACGACGGTATCGGTGCCTTTTACAAGGTTTGTTTGTATTGAGTTTGTATATATATCTTTTTATAGTCTTTGTAATCTGAAGGTGGTTTTCGGCATATGGGATTGTGCTATAAACATTTGGCCTTTGGTTGATTTGTGAAAGAAGTagagaactttttttaaaaaaaatagtgccATTGCCTGTCTTATCTTCACTCATCGGAATCATTTTTCTCGCATTATACCGCTCGCGATCAAGCCATGGATTTGATTGGAACTGTCTTTTGCAGTTTCCAAGTATGgcgtcttttttattttagatttgtTTACAAGTGATGGTTGAATGGTGTGGTACCTTTTACAAGGTTTGTTTGGCTACAGTTTGTTATGCTATCTTTGTTCGTGTTCTTTGTAGTCTGGAGGTGGTTTTCAGCATATGGGATTGTTCTTAACATTTGGCCTTTGGTTGATTTGGTTTATAGTAAATCGTGAAAGAAACTTTTCTGCCATTGCCTGTCTTATCTCTACTCATTGGaatcatttattttgcattataCTGCTTCCGATCAAGCCATGGAATTGTTTGAAACTGTCTTTTGCACTTTCCAAGTATGGGCTTcttttgattttagatttgtTTATAAGTGGTGGTTGAATGATTTTCATAAGCAATAAGTCTCCAAATGATGTTGGAGAATGTTTGGGACATTATTATTACTCCACAGATCAGTATGGCCTGAGTATTATGGCTCGTTGATTTTGGTTGAATCATTTTGCCTTCGCCACCTCTGTTTTGATCGCGGATATCTTTAAGCCCTTCTCCTTTAAATTCTGATTTTCTTAATACGAGCAGTTATGTCAAAATACTGCAACGTTAAAAGTACATCTGTATTAGCCACAATGGTTATAGATTTAAGATAGAACGCACTTCTTCTGATCCACGAGAATTTAGCCGTTATCGGACGTATTTGGTTTGCTACTGGACTCctttagttaattttatttgtttctgcAGGGTTTGTCCGCTGGGCTTCTTAGACAAGCAACATACACAACTGCTCGTCTTGGGTCATTTAGGTAAGTATTTGCTTTCGACCTTGTTGATCAATGGAATCATGACCATGTTGATTAGGAAACTATTGGCTCTTTCACATCTTGTTATGTTTACGTTCCTTATGTATGGTTACTTTTTCACCAAATGAACCATTTAACAATACCCGATGTCCCTTTACCTATAACTGCACAATAGCATTTGCTTACTCGAACTTGTATTTTGTGTCGTAGGATTTTGACAAACAAAGCAATAGAGGCTAATGATGGGAAGCCGTTGCCCCTTTACCAGAAGGCTCTATGCGGACTGACCGCAGGAGCAATTGGAGCATGTTTTGGCAGCCCTGCTGATTTGGCTCTCATTCGTATGCAAGCTGATGCAACACTACCTGTCGCGCAACGAAGGAATTACACTAATGCATTCCATGCCCTTTACCGTATTGTTGCTGATGAAGGAGTTCTAGCACTGTGGAAAGGTGCCGGTCCAACTGTGGTGAGGGCTATGGCACTCAACATGGGTATGCTTGCTTCGTACGACCAAAGTGTGGAGTTCTGCAAGGACAATCTTGGTCTTGGTGAAGCTGCTACAGTTGTTGGTAGGATACTCTTTTTTGCTGATACACCTCGTTTTTTCCTTCGCTTCTGAATCTTGCCAAGAGTCTGAAGCTTTTCCATGATCTTTCTTCAGGGGCTAGTTCCGTATCAGGTTTCTTCGCTGCAGCCTGCAGTTTGCCCTTCGACTATGTCAAAACCCAAATTCAGAAAATGCAGCCCGATGCTCAAGGGAAGTATCCTTACACGGGCTCTCTCGATTGTGCCATGAAGACGTTGAAGGCAGGCGGACCCTTCAAATTTTACACTGGATTTCCAGTATATTGTGTCAGGATTGCTCCTCATGTCATGGTATaatctcctctctctctcacacacacatatcATTAGTTCTATAATACCCCTCAATCGATTATCAGAATAACGAATAAGTGATGTCACGTTctagtataattataattaacagATGCTAGTACTTTTAATATACTTAGgactataaatttttaactCATATAATTGAGTTTATGACAAAGGCGAACGTAACAAAGCAAGTTGTCAAAAGTATCAaactatatacatatacagAAATATACGCAGCAGTATAAGCTGAAATTACATACACAAATAGACAAAACTCTAATCGAACAACGAATAGTTGTTTTATGTCTAGGCCTCCGTTTGGAGTGTTACAAGTTGGTTTTTGATGCTGCAGATGACATGGATATTCTTGAACCAAATCCAGAAAATCGAGAAGAAGGCTGGGCTGTAAGTCAAGGTGGAGAAGCTGGTTTTTGAGCTATGAATTCAGAATAATGTTTGGCCattttggaatattatttttgagaTTAACAGACAATCAGATTTTTGTACTGACCTGGATTTGGTTGAGATTAGGATATGATTGCCAGCTGCTGGGAATTTTACATTTCACTTCATTTGGAATTTTGGGATGGTTTTATTCACTAAATAATCAATACATATTCTCAGCTGCAGAAATGCTTTCGATTTATAGTACTGTACTATGTAACTCTTTCTTATGCTTTCTTCAACTATTTACCATCATTTCCATATCAATTTCTTCATGGCATGGCATGGCAGGTTTCTTAAACTATGAGATCGTTCGCTGTCCCGTCATTGGTTAACGACATTGCTTTTATCTTTCAGTCATGAGATCGTCATTTGTTTGTTTCCCGGTTATTGGTTGCTGATTTTGTTTGTATCTCTCAGTCATGAGATTGTCATTTCTGTGTTTTTTCTGTCATTGgttgatgttattttttgaATCTTAGTCACGAGATCATgtaaaaacatcaaattttgattgttatgTATAGTTAATATGTTATgtttagagagaaaaagtgattgcATACGTTAacgaagaaataaaaaagtaattaacGTGATGTTGCAAGTGTTATGTTATGAGAGgaaagattaataaaaaaaagtaattgagtaacgctaaaaaagatgttccctcaaAAAGTAATTAGatatactttatttcttacaaaaatagaaacattgaAGATTTACAGCCATTATATATAGGCTGGCCTCTAAATTTTACTCCTTTTAGGACTAGTTAAAATTTTACAGGATATCTTATTTTTCACATTCAATTACTTTGagcataaaaatatttgcatcCAATAATCTAATGgatcaaaatttattagttgATTTCAAATATATCAAAGTCTAGCTAGCTTGGATCAATTTCAAGTCGAATGATATTCCGACTCCGTGCACATGTTTTAATGTCTCTAATATATCAtgaatttgttaattaatcacaagaagataaatgaaattaatcgataaactagtaaaaaaaataactttataaaaaaGGAGGAATAAGAGAAGAGAGATTGGTGAATCCTTAGATTTTGGGGGCTCATCATTTCCAGCTTAATTTCTAaggttttcttttctttttttttccaatctCTTATTTTGGGGGAATTCGGGAACTTGTTGATGTTGTCCATGGATATTTCGATGGGAAAATGCGTATTAATGTTGATGGTGTGTGTGATGGCGGAATCAGCAGCCTCCTTGCGTTTGgattcttcctcctcctctaTTTGTCAGCTGGATTCCGTACCATTTCTTCACGATCTCAATTCTCAGTGCCCGTTTACCGACCCCTTCACTTCTTCACCGATTCAGgtaatttttttggttgattgattgattgaatgaTTTTGTGCTGTATGCTTAGATATTGGATATTTGTTTTCGTTTTATTGTAGTATTTGGTGAAATCGAGCTTACAAAGATTCGGAGTTTTCTGTAATTGGTTGATGTTCATGGATAGTTTTTGAGCTTGTTgattatcatatgattacCTTACAATTAGGGTTCATGTTTGTTGTGGaatttaggtttttgtttgaGGACCTTTTTGGTGCTCTGATTTCTCTACCTGCTGTCACAAAACTTTACTTTTAGGTGTGATTATAGAGCATGGTTACCTGAATTGCTAATTATGCATCTCCTTGTAGATGATAAGTGGAATTCTCTTAGctttgatttgatgatttgtGCTAAATCAACTATCAAGGGAACATATTGGTAATATGTGTTGGACTATTGGTGTTTGTTCAATATCCTGTTATTGTAATCTGGCATTCTAGGATACAGCGTGATAAAAGGGAACTATGGATTGTGTTTGAAGCTTAAATGGCTTATTAATTCGCCTATCATTCGGATCAGCTGTTGCATAGATCACTTGGTCCAGGGTCTCAAGCTGCCACTTGAACATCACAAATAGAACGACCTAAGAAACCTCAAACACATATCCTCTAAGATTGTATATTCCGTTTAGTGTATGTATATTGCATGTTGATTCAAAAGTATGTTAATTTCAGTGATATTGAATGACATCTGTGGATTGATCTGTGTGTGAGTAGCAATGTGCGAAGTGCTTCAAGTAAacttttccatttctattCCTTTTTATGTGCCAACTTCTAGAAGATTATGttggtttattttattcatcattAATTGATAACCACATATTTGTGAAGGTGAATGGAGAAGCACTTGATAAAGCTATCGCCTCCATTAGGAAGAATGAATATATGGTCGTTTTGTTTTATGCCCCCTGGTGTCCTTTCTCAAGAATCTTCAAGCCTAGGTTTTCTATACTCAGTTCCATGTATCCTCAGATCAAACATGTGATGATCGAACAATCTTCGGCCATGCCTAGGTGGGTATTTCTATTGATCTAATCTATGTTCATTTCATGTACATTTCGTCCACTGGAACCCCAAATAACGGGTTTCTTATAAATCAGTGCTTGGCACTCGTACCATCCAACTACATCTTGGGGTAGAGAGTACTTTA
The genomic region above belongs to Salvia hispanica cultivar TCC Black 2014 chromosome 3, UniMelb_Shisp_WGS_1.0, whole genome shotgun sequence and contains:
- the LOC125215290 gene encoding mitochondrial dicarboxylate/tricarboxylate transporter DTC; protein product: MAAEKPKTAGVWPTVKPFVNGGASGMLATCVIQPIDMIKVRIQLGQGSAGEVTRNMLKNDGIGAFYKGLSAGLLRQATYTTARLGSFRILTNKAIEANDGKPLPLYQKALCGLTAGAIGACFGSPADLALIRMQADATLPVAQRRNYTNAFHALYRIVADEGVLALWKGAGPTVVRAMALNMGMLASYDQSVEFCKDNLGLGEAATVVGASSVSGFFAAACSLPFDYVKTQIQKMQPDAQGKYPYTGSLDCAMKTLKAGGPFKFYTGFPVYCVRIAPHVMMTWIFLNQIQKIEKKAGL
- the LOC125211974 gene encoding uncharacterized protein LOC125211974, which produces MDGGEGRTLSTQDIQLVQNRIEQCLQHYMNKKEVVNALSVQGNIEPCVTELVWQRLEDKNQEFFKAYYLKLLVKEQILEFNRLLSEQADLMRRAPLNRITPYLPSNGSHVSPTQHISNTQNTQLVKTENTQQANTSNNCGSAIQPCMQGAINGPVHTRKIDVSPNLLLSQNSELSQMINGKCVKTEAGYAGSSPFAFSPPSNYLDPRPRIGDASVSSFSSVDSNAQHLNNTLMDGDTSAFGFFAHSFPELEADFTTGSELLESYCGPPFVPTDTNDFVHPHGGVENLEPGSKNMRFQCFGGD